The genome window GGGACGGATGGTCAACGACCTCGCCGAAAATGATTTTCGGGTGCTTGAGGATGGCGTCCAGCAGAAGCTGTCGGTTTTCAGCCACGCCGACATCCCCGTGACTGTGGGAATTGACATCGATGACAGCGGCAGCATGCGCGACAAGCGGCCAGCGGTCAATGAAGCGGCGGTGACTTTTGTGAAAACCTCCAATCCCGATGACCAGGTGTTCGTGGTGAATTTCAACGATGAATATTACCTGGACACGCCCGGCAATTTTGCCAGCAACATGGGAGAGCTGCAAGCGGCACTGGCCAAGATCGATTCGCGTGGCGGCACAGCCCTTTATGATGCCGTTTCTGCGTCGATTGACCATCTGAAGCTTGGCAATCGCGACAAGAAGGCCATTCTGGTCATCTCCGACGGCGAAGATAACGCCAGTCGTTATTCTTTCCCGGACCTGCTGAGGCAGGCCCAGCAGTCAAATGCGGTGATCTACTGCATCGGGTTGCTGGGCGAGGAACGCGCCGGGGGGCTGTTTAAGGTCCACGGCAGCGGCGACAAGAGGGCCGAGAAGGTGTTGAAAGAACTTGCAGAGGCCACTGGCGGAAAAGCATACTTCCCCAAGTCCCTCGATCAGGTTCAGCCCATCTGCGTCAGCATCGCGCGCGATATCCGCAACCAGTACACCCTGGGATACTACCCGACGAATGCCAAAAAAGACGGCAGCTTCCGCAGGGTGCAGATCGAACTCACCGACCATCACGACAGCAAACATTACACCGTCAGAACACGCCCCGGCTACTACGCCCCCAAAGGCGAAGGCTCGGAGGCCGTTTCAGCCAGCCGTCATTAATGACGGCCGTGGTTGCGGCTTTTGCTCCCAGAGGGGCTCCGGAATGCACTATTCCTGCCACCAGACCGGGCCGTTGCAACCAGCTTGGGTGAGCAACAATCAGGCGGGTTTTGGAAAAGTCAGAACGGTTAGCCTTGGCGCCGCATGCTCGGCGGTGTCGTCGGGATGGCGGCGCCACAGCCGCTTGGAAAATGCAGGACATCAGCCTACTTGGCTTGAAAGTGTGTTGCCAGCATCAGGTCCCCCCACTGAACGGAAAAGTGACCGCCCTCGCCCATCTGGCTCAGTTTGATGGTGACCATTTCAGCCGAGTTATCCGCTTTGGACTCTTCGAGCGGCACCTTCACGAAATCCTGTTTTGGATCGTGGTCGGTTCCCCACTGGCCGTGTTGTTTGTTAAACACCAGGTCCCATTTGTTGCCTTGCGTTTTCTCGGCCCACAGGCTGTAGGTGCCTGCCGGAACAGTCTCGTTGCCGAATGCAAGGTCCGCGCCGGTTTCAAAAGTCGTGGAAGAGTCTGCGCCCAGACGCCAGAACTGCCCCGGCTGCAGTTTGGACAGCATGTCCCCAACCGTCCTGCCGTGAAGCGAAGGACGCCCGTAGTCAATGGAAACCGCCTTTCCGTTTAACTGAATCTCAGTTTTGTCCCTCCCATTCGCCGCGCATGAAGGCAGCGCAAGTGCCAGCGCCACAGCCAACCCGAAGGTCGTCGTCACTAACCGTTTCATCATTTCCTCCTCGATGTCGTGTACCCATTGCCCAGGAACTTTAGATTTCCTTATCCTACCGCGCTTTCAGCAGGGTGAGAATAAATATCGTTGCAGACTCTTGAGGTCAACGGTCCTGCTGCTCCAGAATGTCGAGAAAGGCAGCCAGCCTGGGCGGCAGCGGCGAGGCAAAGCGCATCGGCACGCCGGTTCGGGGATGCACAAACTCGATTTGCGCCGCATGCAGGAAGTTCCTGTCCAGCGTGGGCCGGTCCTGCGACCCGACGCGGGCCTTGGCCGGCGCCCCGTACATGCGATCGCCGACCACCGGGTGATGAATATAAGCGAAGTGGACGCGGATTTGATGGGTCCTGCCGGTGCGTGGTTCAGCATCCACCAGCGTGAAGTGATGGAAGCGCCGCGCCACGCGGTAGAGCGTGAGGGCGTCCCGCGCCGCGATGCCGTCCACCTTCATTCGCGCCCGTTTGGCGGGATCTCGTCCGATGAGCGCCTCGATTTTCCCCTGCTCCGCCTCCACGCGCCCGTGCACCAGCGTCTGGTAGCGCTTATGCACGGTCCGCGCTCGGAACTGGTCTGCCAGCGCGCGATGCGCGGCGTCATTCTTTGCCACCACGATCAGGCCGGAGGTCATCTTGTCGAGGCGATGAACAATCCCCGGCCGCATCTCACCGGCAACGCTCGATAGACCGTTGCCCAGATGGAAAAGTAGAGCGTTCACCAGGGTGCCGGACCGGGTCCCCACGCCAATGTGGACCGCCATGCCCGCAGCCTTATCCACCACCGCAAGGTCTTCATCTTCGTGCCGAATCGTCAGGGGCAATTCTTCAGCAAAGGCCTCGATCGGTTCATGCTTTGCCAGAATGCTGATGCGCCCGCCGGCTTCCACTTTTTCACCCGCTTTTGAGGCGGGCTGTCCATCAATCTTCACCAGGCCTGACCGGATCAATTGCTGCAACTGGCTGCGGCTCCAGTCCGCCATGCGTTCAGCAAGGAAAACATCCAGTCTGCGCCCGGCGTCTTCATCCGCCGCCACAAACTCCCGCAACTCCTCGCCTGGAGGCCCGTTACATGGCATCAGTTTTTACTTTGAAAGCAGGATCTCTAGAAGCAGGAGCCCCGCCCCTGCCACGATGGCGCTGTCCGCGAGGTTAAAGGTGGCCCAGTGGTAGCTCCGGTGATAGAAGTCGAGAAAATCAAGCACCTGGCCAAAGCGGATCCGGTCCAGCAGGTTCGAGCACGCGCCGCCCACCACAAGCGCCAGACCCACGCCGGTTCCCCAGTTCATTTCCTTGCTCTTCAGAGCAACAATCACGACGGCGACCAGCAGCGCAATCGAGACCCCGATCATCAGGACCATCTTCCAGGAATCGGGAGCGCCAGCAAACAGGCTGAAGGCGATGCCGCTGTTTTCCGTATGAATCAGATCGAAAAATCCAGGGATTACCGGGACCGCCACGCCGTGGGGAATGGTACGCTCCACGAAGCTTTTTGTCATCTGGTCGGCTGCAAAAATCAGGAAAACGATCAGCAAGTAGAGGACTCGCCGGATCGACTGCGCGCGTCTGGCCAGCCATCCGGGCATCGCGGGGGCATCCACGGCATGGGAGGATTCATCCGCCATAACTACTAGTTTATCCGAGATTACATTGGGACGCATAAGTGCTCTGGTCCCTTGGGCAAGGGCCAAAAAGGCCGCAGCATCAAATTTCTACCGTTTCCGGGGCTAATCTGCTTCGGATTCAATTTCGTGCAAGGCGGCCAGGCAACGCTCGCAGACCTCGGGATATACGTCGTCCTTCCCAACCTGCTCCGAGTAGTTCCAGCAACGGGCGCATTTGCCTCCGGAGGCGCGCTCGATTCTGATCTTCAGTCCCGGCACAGAGCTTTCAGCAGCGCTTGATGTATATGGCTCAAGCTGCACCTGGGAGACGATCAGGAGCGTGGGCAACTCTGAACGATATTGTTCAAGCAGAGGACCGAAATTCTCGTCGCCGCTCAGGATGAGCCTGGCCTCAAGCGGGCTGTGGATTACATCTTCGCGCCGTGCCGATTCCAGCGCCTTCAGCGCAACATCACGCACCTCAATCAACCGCGGCCAGTTGTCAAGTTTTTGCTGGCAAGGCGCCGGAACCTCATCGCGCAGGCTGGACGTTGGAGTAAATTGCGCGAGGTGAACGCTGGGCTCGCGCGATGAGTCTGGCGGCAGGTGCGCCCAGACCTCTTCAGCGGTAAAGCACATCAGCGGAGCCACTGCCCGGACAAGCGCGTCGGCAATGCGGTAGAGGGTGGTCTGCGCGGCCCGCCGCCGCACCGACTGCGCCGGGGCCGTGTAGAGCCGGTCCTTCAGAATATCGAAATAGAAAGAGCTCAGCTCGATGGTCGCAAAATCGTAGATGGCCCGATAAACCTTGTGGAAAGCGTCCTCGTTATAGGCTGCGTAAACCCTTTCCAGCAGGTTTGCGGTCTCGACGTGTGCCCAGCAGTCGATCTCTCCAAGCTGGTCCCCGCGCACGCTGTTGCCGGCGGGGTCGAAGTCATAAAGATTCGAAAGGCAGTAGCGGAAGGTGTTGCGAAGTTTGCGATAAGCTTCCGACAGCCGCGTCAGGATCTCCGAAGAGATCACCACATCCTCGCGGAAGTCGATGGAAGCCACCCAGAGCCGCAGGATTTCCGCCCCGTGCGTCTTGATGACTTCGTTTGGATCGATGACATTGCCCAGCGACTTTGACATGGCGCGGCCCTGCGCGTCGAGCGCCCAGCCGTTGGTGAGCACCACGCGATAAGGCGCGCCGCCCTTCGTCACCATGCCCACCAGCAACGAACTGTGGAACCATCCGCGATACTGGTCGCCGCCTTCAAGGTAAACATCCGCAGGCCAGGGCAAGTCTGGCCGGTGGCCCAGCACGGCGGTGTGGCTGGAGCCGGAATCAAACCAGACATCAAGAATGTCGGTCTCCTTGCGCAGGTTGCCGCCGCCGCAACCAGGGCACGTGGCACCCGGCGGAAGCAGGTCCGTGACATCATGCGTATACCAGGCGTCCGCGCTTTCCTTCTTGAACAGCTCGATCGCCCTGCGGGCAAGGCTGGCGTCGAGCAAGGGTTTGTTGCAATCAATGCAGTGAAAAATCGTGATGGGCACTCCCCACGCCCGCTGCCGGGAAATACACCAGTCTGGCCGCGTGGCAATCATGTTGGAAATACGCTCTTCACCCCAGTCCGGCGACCAGCGAACTTTCCTGATTTCTTCCAGCGAGCGTTCGCGCAGCCGCTCATGGTCAATGCTCACAAACCACTGCTCGTTGGCCCGGAAGATGATGGGATTGTGGCAGCGCCAGCAATGCGGATAAGAGTGCGTCAGGCGGCCCGCCGGCCCCATCAAATTGCCGCGGGATTTTACCAGGTTGATGATGCTTTCATTGGCTTCAAATACCTTTTTCCCCTTGTATTCGGGCAAGCCTTCGGTGAACTCGCCCGCGTCGCCCACGGGAGAATAGATTTCGAGGCCGTATCGCATGCCTGTGTCGTAATCTTCACGGCCGTGCCCCGGCGCCGTATGGACCAGGCCCGTGCCATCTTCCGCCGTAACGTAATCCGCCAGCACACCCAGAAGCTTGCGTTCCAGGAACGGATGCTGTATCTCGATTCGGTCGAGTTTCTTGCCCGGAAAGCGCGCCAGCACCTCAGGCGCATTCAAGCCGGTCTCCGCCATCGCCGGTCCATGCCGCCGCGCTTCCAGGATGTAAACGGGGCCGTCTTTGCCGCCGTCGCTGGCCGCCACGTATTCGAAATCGGGGTGGAACGCCACCGCCATGCTGGCCGGAAGCGTCCATGGTGTGGTGGTCCAGATGATGACGTACGCCTCGCGCCCCTTCAGTTGCGGTGCAATGGCGCTCAAATCCGAAATCACCCGGTAGCGCACATAAATCGACGGGCTGGTGTGCTCTTCATATTCAACCTCCGCCTCGGCCAGCGCAGTTTTGTCGTGTATGCACCAGTACACAGGCTTCAATCCGCGATAAACGTAGCCCTTTTCGAGAAACGTCAGAAAGTTTTCCGCAATCAGCGCCTGGTAGGAGGGGTCCATGGTGAGGTAGGGTCTCGACCACTCGCCAAAAACTCCCAGCCGCTTGAAATCTTCCCGCTGAAGGTCGATATACTTTTCGGCGTAACGGCGGCACGCCCGGCGGATTTCAACTGTGCTCATCTGCCGCTTCTTCGCGCCGAGTTCCTTGTCAACGTTGATCTCGATGGGCAATCCGTGGCAGTCCCAACCCGGAACGTAAGGAGCGTTGAATCCCGCCAGCGTTCTCCACTTGATGATGAAGTCTTTGAGGATTTTGTTCAGCGCGGTGCCCAGGTGAATGCGGCCGTTGGCGTAGGGCGGGCCGTCGTGCAGCGTAAAGAGCGGCGAATCCTTCCGCGCCTCCCGAATCTGGCTGTACAGGTCTTCT of Terriglobia bacterium contains these proteins:
- a CDS encoding VWA domain-containing protein, coding for MQPARQIFLSVLAAALFCATLTAQDLTAPESTAPESQKKSDQYKINVNVNLVVLHATVVDKQGRMVNDLAENDFRVLEDGVQQKLSVFSHADIPVTVGIDIDDSGSMRDKRPAVNEAAVTFVKTSNPDDQVFVVNFNDEYYLDTPGNFASNMGELQAALAKIDSRGGTALYDAVSASIDHLKLGNRDKKAILVISDGEDNASRYSFPDLLRQAQQSNAVIYCIGLLGEERAGGLFKVHGSGDKRAEKVLKELAEATGGKAYFPKSLDQVQPICVSIARDIRNQYTLGYYPTNAKKDGSFRRVQIELTDHHDSKHYTVRTRPGYYAPKGEGSEAVSASRH
- a CDS encoding DUF2911 domain-containing protein, translated to MKRLVTTTFGLAVALALALPSCAANGRDKTEIQLNGKAVSIDYGRPSLHGRTVGDMLSKLQPGQFWRLGADSSTTFETGADLAFGNETVPAGTYSLWAEKTQGNKWDLVFNKQHGQWGTDHDPKQDFVKVPLEESKADNSAEMVTIKLSQMGEGGHFSVQWGDLMLATHFQAK
- a CDS encoding RluA family pseudouridine synthase, with amino-acid sequence MPCNGPPGEELREFVAADEDAGRRLDVFLAERMADWSRSQLQQLIRSGLVKIDGQPASKAGEKVEAGGRISILAKHEPIEAFAEELPLTIRHEDEDLAVVDKAAGMAVHIGVGTRSGTLVNALLFHLGNGLSSVAGEMRPGIVHRLDKMTSGLIVVAKNDAAHRALADQFRARTVHKRYQTLVHGRVEAEQGKIEALIGRDPAKRARMKVDGIAARDALTLYRVARRFHHFTLVDAEPRTGRTHQIRVHFAYIHHPVVGDRMYGAPAKARVGSQDRPTLDRNFLHAAQIEFVHPRTGVPMRFASPLPPRLAAFLDILEQQDR
- the lspA gene encoding signal peptidase II, with product MADESSHAVDAPAMPGWLARRAQSIRRVLYLLIVFLIFAADQMTKSFVERTIPHGVAVPVIPGFFDLIHTENSGIAFSLFAGAPDSWKMVLMIGVSIALLVAVVIVALKSKEMNWGTGVGLALVVGGACSNLLDRIRFGQVLDFLDFYHRSYHWATFNLADSAIVAGAGLLLLEILLSK
- the ileS gene encoding isoleucine--tRNA ligase yields the protein MRKALDLKQTLNLPQTKFSMKANLPQNEPRWLARWAEEDLYSQIREARKDSPLFTLHDGPPYANGRIHLGTALNKILKDFIIKWRTLAGFNAPYVPGWDCHGLPIEINVDKELGAKKRQMSTVEIRRACRRYAEKYIDLQREDFKRLGVFGEWSRPYLTMDPSYQALIAENFLTFLEKGYVYRGLKPVYWCIHDKTALAEAEVEYEEHTSPSIYVRYRVISDLSAIAPQLKGREAYVIIWTTTPWTLPASMAVAFHPDFEYVAASDGGKDGPVYILEARRHGPAMAETGLNAPEVLARFPGKKLDRIEIQHPFLERKLLGVLADYVTAEDGTGLVHTAPGHGREDYDTGMRYGLEIYSPVGDAGEFTEGLPEYKGKKVFEANESIINLVKSRGNLMGPAGRLTHSYPHCWRCHNPIIFRANEQWFVSIDHERLRERSLEEIRKVRWSPDWGEERISNMIATRPDWCISRQRAWGVPITIFHCIDCNKPLLDASLARRAIELFKKESADAWYTHDVTDLLPPGATCPGCGGGNLRKETDILDVWFDSGSSHTAVLGHRPDLPWPADVYLEGGDQYRGWFHSSLLVGMVTKGGAPYRVVLTNGWALDAQGRAMSKSLGNVIDPNEVIKTHGAEILRLWVASIDFREDVVISSEILTRLSEAYRKLRNTFRYCLSNLYDFDPAGNSVRGDQLGEIDCWAHVETANLLERVYAAYNEDAFHKVYRAIYDFATIELSSFYFDILKDRLYTAPAQSVRRRAAQTTLYRIADALVRAVAPLMCFTAEEVWAHLPPDSSREPSVHLAQFTPTSSLRDEVPAPCQQKLDNWPRLIEVRDVALKALESARREDVIHSPLEARLILSGDENFGPLLEQYRSELPTLLIVSQVQLEPYTSSAAESSVPGLKIRIERASGGKCARCWNYSEQVGKDDVYPEVCERCLAALHEIESEAD